A single Eremothecium sinecaudum strain ATCC 58844 chromosome VIII, complete sequence DNA region contains:
- the PIG1 gene encoding protein phosphatase regulator PIG1 (Syntenic homolog of Ashbya gossypii AGR275C; Syntenic homolog of Saccharomyces cerevisiae YOR178C (GAC1) and YLR273C (PIG1)) → MEPNRFFIHQDNDSAETIKLEELSIGGAGLHNSNRTVEDGITKCISDLNIYDLLHNNPPSSSDDNEEGHEARIRAAGEVDGLQVLLRPPEPSSAPIGKQHQDISIWAAGGPRHRTPIRKLKSSLKLSSNSHSHSSCNSASLCSNKNVRFAPQLAQVKRFDLNSEPISISSESSPGMAALDQLEELGETVLDKFWFGTPSFGRMKFRMPPSKSVPKFSLDYDSDDSDEKQLDVENADDDYSSFDSSEDECDVEDDFVPNEPADTPDEDISSTVGGTRCVEQLMISHWELQSSNLVPFHSSNVDVPFQEQLLDFLQGHNIKLSKISLTDMHTIKGQIYVTNLNFEKFIEVKFSFNEWKDIHYVSAQYLRTVTPKVDEFNFTIDLSSYKYFMKVKSLLYCDYDAKQTWCPVTMALCCRYDVNGETYYDNNNYENFQINARCLTMCMPPSAKMRTSNKPNSKRKVSLSNCDVPTRKGRNTANLLFGKGHKIMPLTKSFSYDFLLNFKSKSTISPPIAGNTSSVRPSIGRTFSEGTDYFNTSPLKHVYHFDASKSKNKDESSTNSSSNYYDTCMESTTTSKEPTLSLSSDSYDILSSDTSSLSNKDSNSIKNRDNCKLMDNKNDLINGRVLHNYPYYSASSSSTDNYSRYDYREPLLTNALCGSPSSNTEDSEKVTVVAKGG, encoded by the coding sequence ATGGAGCCTAACAGGTTTTTTATTCATCAGGATAATGATTCGGCAGAGACTATCAAGTTGGAAGAGCTATCTATAGGTGGGGCAGGTCTCCATAATAGTAATAGAACTGTGGAAGATGGTATCACAAAATGCATTAGCGATCTCAATATCTACGATTTGTTACATAATAATCCGCCCTCGAGCTCCGATGATAATGAGGAGGGGCACGAAGCGCGAATTAGGGCAGCAGGTGAAGTAGATGGGTTACAGGTCCTTTTGAGGCCTCCAGAGCCGTCTTCGGCACCTATTGGTAAGCAGCATCAGGATATTTCTATTTGGGCCGCTGGCGGGCCGCGACACCGGACTCCTATTCGAAAATTGAAGTCGTCCCTTAAACTGTCATCTAATTCTCACTCTCATTCCAGCTGTAACTCTGCATCATTGTGCTCGAATAAAAATGTGCGTTTTGCTCCGCAGTTGGCGCAAGTGAAGCGCTTCGATCTAAACAGCGAGCCAATTTCCATTTCTAGTGAGAGCTCTCCCGGTATGGCTGCCTTGGACCAGCTGGAGGAGCTGGGAGAAACTGTTTTAGATAAGTTTTGGTTTGGAACTCCTTCATTTGGGCGTATGAAATTCAGGATGCCACCTAGTAAGAGTGTTCCAAAGTTTTCTTTGGACTATGACTCAGATGACTCAGATGAAAAGCAATTAGACGTAGAGAATGCCGATGATGACTACTCATCATTCGACTCTTCAGAGGATGAATGTGACGTCGAGGATGACTTTGTGCCGAATGAACCTGCTGACACCCCAGACGAAGATATTTCATCAACGGTTGGGGGCACTAGATGTGTTGAGCAGTTAATGATCAGTCATTGGGAATTGCAAAGCTCTAATCTTGTTCCCTTTCATTCTTCCAATGTTGATGTACCATTTCAGGAGCAGTTGTTGGATTTTTTGCAAGGCCACAACATTAAACTCAGCAAAATATCTCTTACTGACATGCACACTATAAAGGGCCAGATCTATGTTACTAATCTTAACTTTGAGAAATTTATCGAAGTTAAGTTTTCCTTCAATGAATGGAAAGATATCCACTATGTCTCTGCGCAGTATCTAAGGACAGTTACTCCTAAAGTCGATGAATTTAATTTTACAATTGATTTGTCTAGTTACAAGTACTTCATGAAAGTCAAAAGTTTGCTCTATTGTGATTATGATGCAAAACAAACCTGGTGTCCTGTGACGATGGCACTATGTTGCCGCTATGATGTCAACGGTGAAACTTACTATGATAATAACAACTATGAGAACTTCCAGATAAATGCAAGATGCTTAACTATGTGTATGCCACCTTCCGCAAAGATGAGAACTAGCAACAAGCCTAATAGTAAGAGAAAAGTATCCCTCAGCAATTGCGATGTTCCAACCCGAAAAGGGAGAAATACTGCAAATTTGTTGTTTGGAAAAGGGCATAAGATTATGCCATTAACGAAATCATTCAGTTAtgattttttattaaactttaaatcaaaatcaacaATATCTCCGCCTATCGCGGGTAACACTTCATCTGTGCGACCATCTATTGGTCGTACATTCTCTGAAGGAACCGATTATTTCAACACATCGCCATTAAAACATGTGTATCATTTTGATGCTTCAAAAAGTAAAAACAAAGATGAATCCAGCACAAATTCCAGCAGCAATTACTATGATACTTGTATGGAATCTACCACCACCTCCAAGGAACCTACTCTGAGTCTCTCAAGTGACTCTTATGATATACTGTCTTCGGATACTTCCAGTCTCAGTAACAAGGATAGTAACAGTATTAAAAACCGTGACAACTGTAAACTAATGGATAACAAAAACGATCTAATAAACGGAAGAGTGTTGCATAATTATCCATATTATTCCGCGAGCTCATCTTCAACTGATAACTATTCTCGATATGACTATAGAGAACCGCTTCTAACAAACGCCCTATGCGGATCGCCATCATCCAATACCGAGGATTCAGAAAAAGTGACAGTCGTAGCAAAAGGAGGTTGA